One segment of Nocardioides oleivorans DNA contains the following:
- a CDS encoding STAS domain-containing protein: MNIFTDGHTLVLQGAFDVRSTWEVRDAIYERLDGPDDDVVIDMTDVTTIDATALRLLAVATRAAWLSGHHLTVRNPGPAVRRMAHLTRLAHAIEVERVAATA, translated from the coding sequence ATGAACATCTTCACGGACGGTCACACCCTGGTCCTGCAGGGCGCGTTCGACGTGCGCAGCACGTGGGAGGTCCGCGACGCGATCTACGAGCGCCTCGACGGCCCCGACGACGACGTCGTCATCGACATGACCGACGTGACCACCATCGACGCCACCGCCCTGCGCCTGCTCGCGGTCGCCACCCGGGCCGCCTGGCTGTCCGGGCACCACCTCACCGTCCGCAACCCCGGACCGGCCGTGCGACGCATGGCGCACCTGACGCGGCTCGCCCACGCGATCGAGGTCGAGAGGGTCGCCGCAACCGCGTGA
- a CDS encoding LacI family DNA-binding transcriptional regulator: MSGSTRTPTLADVAAAAGVSLSTASLAFSGNKPVSGPTRERVLAAAGSLGYTGPNPLARNLRQGRSGVVGIAVGPLSTAFRDPAALPMLDAVSEVLEAAGMGLLLMGDSVEHARLPLDAVIYQVCGQETWAAYDDLVARDVPLVVVEGPAWPGATFIDIDHRGGSASVARHLHDLGHRRVATLTLQESHPQREREAGLREVFPDAVVVGRCVSDLTAAQDLASAFLDGEPDVTAIVCQSDVQAAAVVLEARRRDLDVPGDLSVAGFDGIDTPWLDLELTTVVQPFAEKGRATAGAALARVADEPAADVLLPVTLRVGRSTGRASG, translated from the coding sequence GTGTCCGGATCAACTCGCACCCCGACCCTGGCCGACGTCGCCGCGGCCGCGGGCGTGTCGCTCTCGACCGCGTCGCTGGCCTTCTCCGGCAACAAGCCCGTCTCCGGGCCGACCCGCGAGCGGGTCCTCGCCGCCGCCGGCTCGCTCGGCTACACCGGGCCCAACCCCCTGGCCCGCAACCTGCGCCAGGGCCGCAGTGGCGTGGTCGGCATCGCCGTCGGGCCGCTGAGCACCGCGTTCCGCGACCCGGCCGCGCTGCCGATGCTCGACGCGGTGTCCGAGGTGCTGGAGGCGGCCGGCATGGGCCTGCTCCTGATGGGCGACAGCGTCGAGCACGCGCGGCTCCCCCTCGACGCGGTGATCTACCAGGTCTGCGGCCAGGAGACCTGGGCGGCGTACGACGACCTCGTCGCGCGTGACGTGCCGCTGGTCGTCGTGGAGGGGCCGGCGTGGCCGGGCGCCACGTTCATCGACATCGACCACCGCGGAGGGTCTGCCTCGGTCGCCCGCCACCTGCACGACCTCGGGCACCGCCGCGTCGCGACCCTCACGCTCCAGGAGTCGCACCCGCAGCGCGAGCGCGAGGCCGGCCTGCGCGAGGTGTTCCCCGACGCGGTCGTGGTCGGTCGCTGCGTCAGCGACCTCACCGCCGCCCAGGATCTGGCCTCGGCCTTCCTCGACGGCGAGCCGGACGTGACGGCGATCGTGTGCCAGAGCGACGTCCAGGCCGCGGCGGTCGTGCTCGAGGCCCGCCGGCGCGACCTCGACGTGCCGGGCGACCTCAGCGTCGCCGGCTTCGACGGCATCGACACCCCGTGGCTCGACCTCGAGCTCACCACGGTGGTCCAGCCGTTCGCCGAGAAGGGCCGGGCGACGGCGGGTGCCGCTCTGGCCCGGGTCGCCGACGAGCCCGCCGCCGACGTGCTGCTGCCCGTCACGCTGCGGGTGGGTCGCTCGACCGGACGGGCGAGCGGCTAG
- the atpD gene encoding F0F1 ATP synthase subunit beta, translated as MTATINESAETTSAGGVGRIARVIGPVVDIEFPTDSMPPLYNALTCEFQLSGETHSIILEVAQHIGDGMVRAISMKPTDGLVRGGQVVDTGESITVPVGDATLGKVFNTTGDVLNLAEGETFEPAERWGIHRKAPAFDQLESKTQMFETGIKVIDLLTPYVQGGKIGLFGGAGVGKTVLIQEMIARVAKDHGGVSVFAGVGERTREGNDLIVEMEEAGVLGQTALVFGQMDEPPGTRLRVALSALTMAEYFRDVQKQDVLLFIDNIFRFTQAGSEVSTLLGRMPSAVGYQPNLADEMGQLQERITSTRGHSITSLQAIYVPADDYTDPAPATTFAHLDATTELSREIASLGIYPAVDPLTSTSRILDPQYIGEDHYRCAVRVKQILQRNKELQDIIAILGVDELSEEDRIIVSRARRIQRFLSQNTYVAKQFTGIEGSTVPVADTIEAFNKIADGEYDHVAEQAFFMCGGLDDVEQKWAEIQKSL; from the coding sequence ATGACTGCCACCATCAACGAGTCCGCGGAGACCACCTCTGCAGGCGGCGTGGGCCGCATCGCCCGCGTCATCGGCCCGGTCGTGGACATCGAGTTCCCGACCGACTCCATGCCGCCCCTCTACAACGCGCTCACGTGCGAGTTCCAGCTGAGCGGCGAGACCCACTCGATCATCCTCGAGGTCGCCCAGCACATCGGTGACGGCATGGTCCGCGCCATCTCGATGAAGCCGACCGACGGCCTCGTCCGCGGCGGCCAGGTCGTCGACACCGGTGAGTCGATCACCGTGCCGGTCGGCGACGCGACGCTCGGCAAGGTGTTCAACACCACCGGCGACGTGCTCAACCTGGCCGAGGGCGAGACCTTCGAGCCCGCCGAGCGGTGGGGCATCCACCGCAAGGCCCCGGCCTTCGACCAGCTGGAGTCGAAGACCCAGATGTTCGAGACCGGCATCAAGGTCATCGACCTGCTCACCCCCTACGTCCAGGGCGGCAAGATCGGCCTGTTCGGCGGTGCCGGCGTCGGCAAGACCGTGCTCATCCAGGAGATGATCGCGCGCGTCGCCAAGGACCACGGCGGTGTGTCGGTGTTCGCCGGGGTGGGCGAGCGCACCCGTGAGGGCAACGACCTCATCGTCGAGATGGAGGAGGCCGGCGTCCTCGGGCAGACCGCCCTCGTCTTCGGCCAGATGGACGAGCCGCCGGGCACCCGCCTGCGGGTCGCGCTGTCCGCCCTGACGATGGCGGAGTACTTCCGCGACGTGCAGAAGCAGGACGTGCTGCTCTTCATCGACAACATCTTCCGCTTCACCCAGGCCGGCTCCGAGGTCTCCACGCTGCTCGGCCGCATGCCGTCCGCCGTGGGCTACCAGCCCAACCTGGCCGACGAGATGGGTCAGCTGCAGGAGCGCATCACCTCGACGCGTGGTCACTCGATCACGTCGCTCCAGGCGATCTACGTCCCCGCCGACGACTACACCGACCCGGCCCCGGCCACGACGTTCGCCCACCTGGACGCCACGACCGAGCTGTCGCGCGAGATCGCCTCGCTCGGCATCTACCCGGCCGTGGACCCGCTGACGTCGACCTCGCGCATCCTCGACCCGCAGTACATCGGCGAGGACCACTACCGCTGCGCGGTGCGGGTCAAGCAGATCCTGCAGCGCAACAAGGAGCTCCAGGACATCATCGCGATCCTCGGTGTCGACGAGCTCTCCGAGGAGGACCGCATCATCGTCTCCCGTGCGCGTCGCATCCAGCGCTTCCTGTCGCAGAACACCTACGTCGCCAAGCAGTTCACCGGCATCGAGGGTTCGACCGTCCCGGTGGCCGACACCATCGAGGCGTTCAACAAGATCGCCGACGGCGAGTACGACCACGTGGCCGAGCAGGCCTTCTTCATGTGCGGCGGTCTGGACGACGTCGAGCAGAAGTGGGCCGAGATCCAGAAGAGCCTCTGA
- a CDS encoding MFS transporter has product MPQLTAARNAVGLTFFLNGLVFASWVSRIPEVRSSFELSNGQLGLVLLAIAMGSVAALPTTGALINRWGTVRIVRLGAVAASVGMLTAALSLGNLLPATVAGLFVYGLGIGVWDVAMNVEAAEVERGLGRTIMPRFHAGFSGGTVVGALLGALVVEVDLPAVVHLVTIVVIALVLVLRTSPAFLPVAETHAEHQVSAARAWLEPRTLMIGVMVLALAMTEGTANDWLAVALVDGHDVSHATGVAGFAVFVTAMTVGRFIGTGLIDRFGRVVVLWSTMVVAGAGVLLIVFSTQPVLVVLGIVLWGVGASLGFPVGMSAAADDPVRAASRVSVVSTIGYAAFLAGPPFLGFVGDEVGTLKALLVVAFLLLPAALVVPSAREQQRVSAPPAR; this is encoded by the coding sequence GTGCCCCAGCTGACCGCCGCCCGCAACGCCGTCGGGCTGACGTTCTTCCTCAACGGGCTGGTCTTCGCCAGCTGGGTCTCGCGCATCCCCGAGGTGCGCTCCAGCTTCGAGCTCTCCAACGGCCAGCTCGGCCTGGTCCTGCTCGCCATCGCCATGGGGTCGGTCGCAGCGCTGCCGACCACCGGAGCCCTGATCAACCGCTGGGGGACCGTGCGCATCGTCCGGCTGGGTGCGGTCGCCGCGTCGGTCGGCATGCTCACGGCGGCGCTCAGCCTGGGCAACCTCCTGCCGGCGACGGTGGCCGGGTTGTTCGTCTACGGCCTCGGCATCGGGGTCTGGGACGTCGCGATGAACGTCGAGGCGGCTGAGGTCGAGCGTGGCCTCGGGCGCACGATCATGCCGCGCTTCCACGCCGGGTTCAGCGGCGGGACGGTCGTCGGCGCGCTGCTCGGCGCGCTCGTCGTCGAGGTCGATCTCCCCGCGGTGGTGCACCTGGTCACGATCGTCGTGATCGCCCTGGTCCTGGTCCTGCGCACCTCGCCGGCGTTCCTGCCGGTGGCCGAGACCCACGCGGAGCACCAGGTCTCCGCCGCGCGCGCGTGGCTCGAGCCGCGCACCCTGATGATCGGCGTGATGGTGCTCGCGCTCGCCATGACCGAGGGCACCGCCAACGACTGGCTCGCCGTCGCGCTCGTCGACGGGCACGACGTCTCCCACGCGACGGGGGTGGCGGGGTTCGCGGTGTTCGTGACGGCGATGACCGTCGGACGCTTCATCGGCACCGGCCTCATCGACCGGTTCGGCCGCGTGGTCGTCCTCTGGTCGACGATGGTGGTCGCGGGGGCGGGCGTGCTGCTGATCGTGTTCTCGACCCAGCCGGTCCTGGTCGTCCTCGGGATCGTGCTGTGGGGCGTCGGGGCCTCGCTCGGCTTCCCGGTCGGCATGAGCGCCGCGGCCGACGACCCGGTCCGGGCCGCCTCCCGGGTGAGCGTGGTGTCGACCATCGGCTATGCCGCCTTCCTCGCCGGCCCGCCCTTCCTCGGATTCGTCGGCGACGAGGTCGGCACCCTCAAGGCGCTCCTGGTGGTGGCGTTCCTGCTCCTGCCTGCGGCGCTGGTCGTCCCGTCCGCCCGCGAGCAGCAGCGGGTCAGCGCCCCACCCGCACGCTGA
- a CDS encoding ArsR/SmtB family transcription factor, whose translation MDEVFKALADPTRRALLDALFADDGQTLTALEGRLEMTRFGVMKHLKVLEEAGVVTTRKQGREKLHFLNPVPIRLVHDRWVSKYAEPWAATLSGLKSYLEDEDMSSVTTVSWEQGTAPVAAGTAVFEVYIKTTPERLWEAITDPQQRAIYSFGVGVQSDWTTGSDYVAGVPGTVDISKGTNVEVDPPRLLVQTFEALWSDEVRAQGTTRVTWQIVPVGTSCRLTVIHDGLPDQANPELYGGWPMILSGLKTLLETGEGLDTPGSLRYS comes from the coding sequence ATGGACGAGGTGTTCAAGGCGCTGGCAGACCCGACCCGTCGGGCCCTGCTGGACGCGCTCTTCGCTGACGACGGCCAGACCCTCACCGCCCTCGAGGGGCGGCTGGAGATGACCCGGTTCGGCGTGATGAAGCACCTGAAGGTGCTCGAGGAGGCCGGCGTGGTGACCACGCGCAAGCAGGGCCGCGAGAAGCTGCACTTCCTCAACCCCGTCCCGATCCGGCTCGTCCACGACCGGTGGGTGAGCAAGTACGCCGAGCCCTGGGCAGCCACGCTCAGCGGCCTCAAGAGCTATCTGGAGGATGAGGACATGAGCAGCGTCACGACCGTCTCGTGGGAGCAGGGCACCGCGCCCGTTGCCGCCGGCACAGCAGTCTTCGAGGTCTACATCAAGACCACGCCCGAGCGCCTGTGGGAGGCCATCACCGACCCGCAGCAGCGCGCGATCTACAGCTTCGGGGTCGGCGTCCAGAGCGACTGGACCACCGGGTCCGACTACGTCGCCGGCGTCCCCGGCACCGTCGACATCTCGAAGGGCACCAACGTCGAGGTCGATCCGCCGCGCCTGCTGGTGCAGACCTTCGAGGCGCTCTGGAGCGACGAGGTCAGGGCCCAGGGCACGACCCGGGTCACCTGGCAGATCGTCCCGGTCGGCACCTCGTGCCGGCTCACCGTCATCCACGACGGCCTCCCCGACCAGGCCAACCCCGAGCTCTACGGCGGCTGGCCGATGATCCTGTCCGGCCTCAAGACGCTGCTGGAGACCGGCGAGGGCCTCGACACCCCCGGCTCGCTGCGCTACTCCTGA
- a CDS encoding FAD-dependent oxidoreductase, producing the protein MPTSARRVIVVGAGVVGLTCAVRLLEAGHRVDVVARDLPLETTSAVAAALWYPYRALPQDRVTAWCATTYDALATLAADEESGVRMLTGTEVLATPQPDPWWRAAVPSLDRETSLPPGYADGWTFVSPVLDMPVHLRWLAGRVDELGGTLTRMNLSALPDDGSLVVNATGLGARHFGADPSVMPVRGQVVVVEQVGLERWMLDGGSTGGGPTYVVPRGSEIVLGGTSVEGEWSRTPDPVVAEQIVHRAAALVPEIEGARVLRHKVGLRPSRPEVRLERVGGVIHCYGHGGAGVTLAWGCADDVVGLADG; encoded by the coding sequence ATGCCCACCTCCGCCCGCCGCGTGATCGTGGTCGGCGCCGGCGTGGTCGGCCTGACCTGCGCGGTGCGCCTGCTCGAGGCGGGCCACCGGGTCGACGTCGTCGCGCGCGACCTGCCGCTCGAGACGACCTCAGCCGTGGCCGCCGCGCTCTGGTACCCCTACCGTGCGCTGCCCCAGGACCGCGTGACGGCCTGGTGCGCGACGACGTACGACGCCCTCGCGACGCTCGCCGCGGACGAGGAGTCCGGCGTGCGGATGCTCACCGGCACCGAGGTCCTGGCGACCCCGCAGCCCGATCCGTGGTGGCGTGCGGCGGTCCCGTCGCTCGACCGCGAGACGTCGCTGCCGCCCGGCTACGCCGACGGCTGGACGTTCGTCAGCCCCGTGCTCGACATGCCCGTCCACCTGCGCTGGCTGGCCGGCCGGGTCGACGAGCTCGGCGGCACCCTGACCCGGATGAACCTCTCGGCCCTCCCGGACGACGGCAGCCTCGTCGTCAACGCGACCGGTCTCGGCGCGCGCCACTTCGGGGCGGACCCGTCGGTCATGCCGGTCCGGGGGCAGGTGGTGGTCGTCGAGCAGGTCGGGCTCGAGCGGTGGATGCTCGACGGCGGATCGACGGGCGGCGGCCCGACCTACGTCGTGCCGCGCGGCTCCGAGATCGTCCTCGGAGGCACGAGCGTCGAGGGGGAGTGGAGCCGCACCCCGGACCCGGTCGTCGCCGAGCAGATCGTGCACCGTGCCGCCGCGCTCGTCCCCGAGATCGAGGGCGCGCGCGTGCTGCGGCACAAGGTCGGCCTGCGACCCTCCCGCCCGGAGGTGCGGCTCGAGCGGGTCGGCGGGGTGATCCACTGCTACGGCCACGGCGGTGCCGGGGTGACGCTGGCGTGGGGGTGCGCCGACGACGTGGTGGGACTCGCGGATGGCTGA
- a CDS encoding serine hydrolase domain-containing protein encodes MTTARPRRRPAGRTVAAATALAVAAGLLGATGAATAAPAERARTDQAPTDQPSTDRSRTEMRSDAVERLVRRLRGAGAVAVDVEVRRGDQTWSMAAGSSQVDPRRPAVAGSAYRAGSVSKQLVSVLALQLVDRGTWTLDTTIGEVAPGLWPGQESVTVRQLLSHTSGLPEFLTPLVAEADTTQGFLDATDDRWTDAQLIAVAQQLPVTAPGEFSYSNTNYVVLGQLLTQATGRSVAALAERRILRPAGMGDSFFADDRRLPAPRLAEYARLPRLVALERFHPSMFSSAGSLVSTTTDLNDFHAALESGRLIPRRLVRTMQREVAPGSGYGLGSYSVPNPCRGGATINGHDGGTWGTVTFSLAAGRGTQVTVAMTGRSYVPQQYRKQLVLSQKLVSSAFAMTCPGRSRGDGGDRRTASSWPATDGVSVRVGR; translated from the coding sequence ATGACCACAGCACGTCCACGGCGCCGCCCGGCGGGCAGGACGGTGGCCGCCGCCACCGCGCTCGCCGTCGCGGCGGGTCTCCTGGGCGCGACCGGCGCGGCCACGGCCGCGCCGGCCGAGCGGGCCCGCACCGACCAAGCCCCCACCGACCAGCCCTCCACCGACCGGTCCCGCACCGAGATGCGCTCCGACGCGGTCGAGCGGCTGGTCCGGCGACTCCGGGGGGCCGGAGCCGTGGCGGTCGACGTCGAGGTGCGACGCGGGGACCAGACGTGGTCGATGGCCGCGGGCAGCTCGCAGGTCGACCCGCGGCGCCCGGCCGTGGCCGGCTCGGCCTACCGGGCGGGCAGCGTGTCCAAGCAGCTCGTCTCGGTGCTGGCGCTGCAGCTGGTCGACCGGGGCACCTGGACCCTCGACACGACGATCGGCGAGGTCGCGCCCGGGTTGTGGCCGGGGCAGGAGTCCGTCACGGTGCGCCAGCTGCTCAGCCACACGAGCGGGCTCCCGGAGTTCCTGACCCCGCTCGTCGCCGAGGCCGACACGACCCAGGGCTTCCTCGACGCCACCGACGACCGGTGGACCGACGCCCAGCTGATCGCCGTGGCCCAGCAGCTGCCGGTCACGGCGCCGGGCGAGTTCTCCTACAGCAACACCAACTACGTCGTCCTCGGCCAGCTGCTCACGCAGGCGACGGGCCGCTCCGTGGCCGCGCTCGCCGAGCGCCGCATCCTGCGCCCGGCGGGCATGGGCGACAGCTTCTTCGCCGACGACCGGCGCCTCCCCGCGCCCCGTCTCGCCGAGTACGCGCGACTCCCCCGCCTCGTCGCCCTGGAGCGGTTCCACCCGTCGATGTTCTCCTCGGCCGGGTCCCTGGTCTCCACGACCACCGACCTCAACGACTTCCACGCAGCCCTGGAGTCGGGCAGGCTCATCCCCCGCCGACTGGTGCGCACCATGCAGCGCGAGGTGGCTCCCGGCTCCGGCTACGGCCTCGGCTCCTACTCCGTGCCCAACCCCTGCCGGGGCGGCGCGACGATCAACGGGCACGACGGCGGCACGTGGGGCACGGTGACGTTCTCCCTGGCCGCGGGCCGCGGCACGCAGGTCACCGTCGCGATGACGGGTCGCAGCTACGTCCCGCAGCAGTACCGCAAGCAGCTCGTGCTGTCGCAGAAGCTCGTGTCGTCGGCCTTCGCCATGACGTGCCCGGGCAGGTCGCGCGGCGACGGCGGCGATCGTCGTACGGCGTCGAGCTGGCCCGCGACCGACGGCGTCAGCGTGCGGGTGGGGCGCTGA
- a CDS encoding DUF2550 domain-containing protein, with translation MPVWEWLLDLVGLFLLLALLYGITLIVRRRLLARHGGTFELSYRVRPEHPGRGWLLGIGRYSGQSLEWFRIFSLSPRPKRVWARDLLEYSGRRAPAGPEEMSLYDGHVVASCHYSGDPLEIAMSEASLTGFQAWLESGPPGTDWNRR, from the coding sequence ATGCCGGTCTGGGAGTGGCTGCTCGACCTGGTCGGGCTCTTCCTGCTGCTTGCCCTGCTCTACGGCATCACCCTCATCGTGCGACGCCGCCTCCTGGCCCGCCACGGCGGCACCTTCGAGCTGAGCTACCGCGTCCGTCCCGAGCACCCCGGCCGCGGCTGGCTCCTCGGCATCGGTCGCTACTCCGGGCAGTCCCTGGAGTGGTTCCGGATCTTCTCGCTCTCGCCGCGCCCCAAGCGCGTGTGGGCGCGCGACCTCCTCGAGTACTCCGGCCGTCGGGCCCCTGCCGGGCCCGAGGAGATGTCGCTCTACGACGGTCACGTGGTGGCGTCGTGCCACTACAGCGGCGATCCCCTCGAGATCGCGATGAGCGAGGCGTCGCTCACCGGGTTCCAGGCCTGGCTCGAGTCCGGTCCTCCCGGCACCGACTGGAACCGTCGCTAG
- a CDS encoding F0F1 ATP synthase subunit epsilon has translation MAESSGKVLQVELVAADRLVWSGQATMVIARTTEGDVGILPNHAPLLSSIIEGVVDVQTVDGETWIAAVDAGFLSVADNRVSILSERAEMSHEIDLEHARAELERCKQAGENDDEAQEKVRRAEARVRAAERAS, from the coding sequence ATGGCAGAGTCCTCCGGCAAGGTCCTCCAGGTCGAGCTGGTCGCCGCCGACCGTCTCGTCTGGTCGGGCCAGGCCACCATGGTCATCGCCCGCACCACGGAGGGCGACGTCGGCATCCTGCCCAACCACGCTCCGCTGCTGTCCTCGATCATCGAGGGTGTCGTGGACGTGCAGACGGTGGACGGCGAGACCTGGATCGCGGCGGTCGACGCCGGCTTCCTCTCGGTCGCCGACAACCGGGTCTCGATCCTCTCCGAGCGGGCCGAGATGTCGCACGAGATCGACCTCGAGCACGCCCGGGCCGAGCTCGAGCGCTGCAAGCAGGCCGGCGAGAACGACGACGAGGCGCAGGAGAAGGTCCGTCGCGCCGAGGCACGGGTCCGTGCCGCGGAGCGGGCCTCCTGA
- a CDS encoding cob(I)yrinic acid a,c-diamide adenosyltransferase, with protein MVNLTRIYTRTGDAGRTRLGDMSETSKTDLRLEAYACVDEGNAHIGVALAQGDLDDDVVAVLTHVQNDLFDVGADFSTPVVPDPQYPPLRVEQDYVDRLEAWCDHYNEELPALRSFILNGGTLGAAHLHVARTVVRRAERAGWAAWAEHEESMNLLAITYLNRLSDLLFILARHANRANGDVLWVPGGERG; from the coding sequence ATGGTCAACCTGACGCGCATCTACACCCGCACCGGCGACGCCGGGCGGACCCGGCTCGGCGACATGAGCGAGACGTCCAAGACGGACCTCCGCCTCGAGGCGTACGCCTGCGTCGACGAGGGCAACGCCCACATCGGGGTCGCACTGGCGCAGGGAGACCTCGACGACGACGTGGTCGCCGTGCTCACCCACGTGCAGAACGACCTCTTCGACGTCGGCGCGGACTTCTCCACGCCCGTCGTGCCCGACCCCCAGTACCCGCCGCTGCGCGTCGAGCAGGACTACGTCGACCGGCTCGAGGCGTGGTGCGACCACTACAACGAGGAGCTGCCGGCGCTGCGCTCCTTCATCCTCAACGGGGGCACGCTCGGGGCCGCGCACCTCCACGTGGCGCGCACCGTCGTACGACGCGCGGAGCGGGCCGGCTGGGCCGCGTGGGCCGAGCACGAGGAGTCGATGAACCTGCTCGCGATCACCTACCTCAACCGGCTCTCCGATCTCCTCTTCATCCTCGCCCGCCACGCGAACCGCGCGAACGGCGACGTGCTCTGGGTGCCCGGCGGCGAGCGGGGCTAG
- a CDS encoding protein meaA: MTDAPAQKDRPWVMRTYAGHSTAAASNALYRTNLAKGQTGLSVAFDLPTQTGYDPDDPLSRGEVGKVGVPVPHLGEMRKLFDGIPLTEMNTSMTINAVAMWMLAMYQVVAEEQNPDSPPAEVAAQLAGTTQNDIIKEYLSRGTYAFPPEASMRLIADMIAYTVHQVPQWNPINICSYHLQEAGATPTQELAYALSTAIAVLDQVRDAGQVSEDDFEKVVGRISFFVNAGVRFVEETCKMRAFVRLWDEITRERYGVQDEKMRRFRYGVQVNSLGLTEAQPENNVQRIVLEMLGVTLSKNARARALQLPAWNEALGLPRPWDQQWSLRLQQVLAFESDLLEHDDIFDGSHVIEAKVAELVEGARAEIDRVQAMGGAIAAVDYMKSELVSSHAARRARIESGEEVIVGVNRYETTEPSPLTADLDGAIMAADPEAENAARTSVEQWKAQRDETEVADALAALAAAAKTDENLMAPTLAAARAGATTGEWAGTLRSVFGEYRGPTGVAGAVALSSSEGSAGAELSAVRERVRATGEELGGRLRLLVGKPGLDGHSNGAEQVAVRARDAGFEVIYQGIRLTPAQIVAAAVAEDVHCIGLSILSGSHMELVPDVLDGLREAGLADVPVIVGGIIPDADGRRLRELGVAAVYTPKDYGLTQIMDGIVDVIRSANDLD, translated from the coding sequence ATGACGGATGCTCCGGCTCAGAAGGACCGCCCCTGGGTGATGCGGACGTACGCCGGCCACTCGACGGCCGCGGCGTCCAACGCGCTCTACCGCACCAACCTGGCCAAGGGGCAGACCGGACTCAGCGTCGCGTTCGACCTGCCCACGCAGACCGGCTACGACCCCGACGACCCGCTCAGCCGCGGCGAGGTCGGCAAGGTCGGCGTGCCCGTCCCGCACCTGGGGGAGATGCGCAAGCTCTTCGACGGGATCCCGCTGACGGAGATGAACACGTCGATGACGATCAACGCCGTCGCGATGTGGATGCTCGCGATGTACCAGGTCGTGGCGGAGGAGCAGAACCCCGACTCCCCGCCGGCGGAGGTCGCCGCGCAGCTCGCCGGCACCACCCAGAACGACATCATCAAGGAGTACCTCTCGCGCGGGACGTACGCCTTCCCGCCCGAGGCCTCGATGCGGCTGATCGCCGACATGATCGCCTACACGGTCCACCAGGTCCCGCAGTGGAACCCGATCAACATCTGCAGCTACCACCTGCAGGAGGCCGGGGCGACGCCGACGCAGGAGCTCGCCTACGCGCTGAGCACCGCGATCGCCGTGCTCGACCAGGTCAGGGACGCGGGCCAGGTCTCCGAGGACGACTTCGAGAAGGTCGTCGGCCGGATCTCGTTCTTCGTCAACGCCGGCGTGCGCTTCGTCGAGGAGACCTGCAAGATGCGGGCCTTCGTCCGGCTCTGGGACGAGATCACCCGCGAGCGCTACGGCGTGCAGGACGAGAAGATGCGCCGCTTCCGCTACGGCGTCCAGGTGAACTCGCTCGGCCTCACCGAGGCGCAGCCGGAGAACAACGTGCAGCGGATCGTGCTCGAGATGCTCGGTGTCACCCTCTCGAAGAACGCGCGCGCCCGTGCCCTGCAGCTGCCGGCCTGGAACGAGGCCCTCGGCCTGCCGCGTCCGTGGGACCAGCAGTGGTCCCTGCGCCTCCAGCAGGTGCTGGCCTTCGAGTCCGACCTGCTGGAGCATGACGACATCTTCGACGGCTCGCACGTGATCGAGGCCAAGGTCGCCGAGCTGGTCGAGGGGGCACGGGCCGAGATCGACCGTGTGCAGGCGATGGGCGGCGCGATCGCCGCCGTCGACTACATGAAGTCCGAGCTGGTCTCGTCCCACGCGGCCCGGCGCGCACGCATCGAGTCGGGTGAGGAGGTGATCGTCGGCGTCAACAGGTACGAGACCACCGAGCCGTCGCCGCTCACCGCGGACCTGGACGGCGCGATCATGGCCGCCGACCCGGAGGCCGAGAACGCCGCGCGGACCAGCGTCGAGCAGTGGAAGGCCCAGCGTGACGAGACCGAGGTGGCCGACGCGCTGGCCGCCCTGGCCGCGGCCGCGAAGACCGACGAGAACCTGATGGCGCCGACGCTCGCCGCCGCCCGCGCCGGTGCGACGACCGGGGAGTGGGCCGGCACGCTGCGCTCGGTGTTCGGTGAGTACCGCGGACCCACCGGAGTCGCCGGCGCGGTGGCTCTGTCGTCGTCGGAGGGGTCGGCCGGCGCCGAGCTGTCCGCCGTGCGGGAGCGGGTGCGGGCCACGGGCGAGGAGCTCGGGGGCCGGCTGCGGCTGCTCGTCGGCAAGCCGGGTCTCGACGGCCACTCCAACGGGGCCGAGCAGGTCGCCGTGCGCGCGCGCGACGCCGGCTTCGAGGTGATCTACCAGGGCATCCGGCTCACGCCGGCCCAGATCGTCGCCGCCGCCGTCGCCGAGGACGTCCACTGCATCGGCCTGTCGATCCTCTCCGGGTCGCACATGGAGCTGGTGCCCGACGTGCTCGACGGACTGCGCGAGGCCGGGCTGGCCGACGTCCCGGTGATCGTCGGCGGGATCATCCCCGACGCCGACGGCCGCCGGCTGCGCGAGCTCGGGGTGGCCGCGGTCTACACGCCGAAGGACTACGGGCTCACCCAGATCATGGACGGCATCGTCGACGTCATCCGCTCGGCCAACGACCTGGACTGA